One Symphalangus syndactylus isolate Jambi chromosome 10, NHGRI_mSymSyn1-v2.1_pri, whole genome shotgun sequence genomic region harbors:
- the AMBN gene encoding ameloblastin, translating into MSASKIPLFKMKDLILILCLLEMSFAVPFFPRQSGTPGMASLSLETMRQLGSLQGLNTLSQYSRYGFGKSFNSLWLHGLLPPHSSLPWMRPREHETQQYEYSLPVHPPPLPSQPSLKPQQPGLKPLLQSAAATANQATALKEALQPPVHLGQLPLQEGELPLVQQQVAPSDKPPKPELPRVDFADPQGPSLPGMDFPDPQGPSLPGLDFADPQGPTIFQIARLISRGPMPQNKQSPLYPGMLYVPFGANQLNAPARLSIMSSEEVAGGRGDPMAYGAMFPGFGGMRPSFEGMPHKPAMGGDFTLEFDSPVAATKGPENEEGGAQGSPVLEANPDNPENPAFLTELEPAAHAGLLALPKDDVPSLPRSPSGKMKGFPSITPTAADPLMTPELANVYRTYDADMTTSVDFQEEATMDTTMAPNSLQTSMPGNKAQESEMMHDAWHFQEP; encoded by the exons ATGTCAGCATCTAAG ATTCCACTTTTCAAAATGAAGGACCTGATACTGATCCTATGCCTCCTGGAAATGAGTTTTGCAGTGCCG ttctttCCTCGGCAATCTGGAACACCGGGTATGGCTAGTTTGAGCCTTGAG ACAATGAGACAGTTGGGAAGTCTGCAGGGATTAAACACACTTTCTCAG TATTCTAGATATGGCTTTGGAAAATCATTTAATTCTTTGTGGTTGCACGGTCTCCTCCCACCACATTCCTCTCTTCCATGGATGAGGCCAAGAGAACATGAAACTCAACAG TATGAATATTCTTTGCCTGTGCATCCCCCACCTCTCCCATCACAGCCGTCCTTGAAGCCTCAACAGCCAGGACTGAAACCTCTCCTCCAGTCTGCTGCTGCAACCGCCAACCAGGCCACAGCACTGAAAGAAGCACTTCAGCCTCCAGTTCACCTGGGACAGCTGCCCTTGCAGGAAGGAGAATTGCCTCTGGTTCAGCAGCAGGTGGCACCGTCAGATAAGCCACCAAAGCCTGAG CTCCCAAGAGTAGATTTTGCTGATCCACAAGGTCCATCA CTCCCAGGAATGGATTTTCCTGATCCACAAGGTCCATCA CTCCCAGGATTGGATTTTGCTGATCCACAAGGTCCAACA ATTTTCCAAATAGCCCGTTTGATTTCTCGCGGACCAATGCCACAAAATAAACAATCtcca cttTATCCAGGAATGTTGTACGTGCCTTTTGGAGCAAATCAATTG AATGCCCCTGCCAGACTTAGCATCATGAGTTCAGAAGAAGTGGCA GGCGGGAGAGGAGACCCAATGGCCTATGGAGCCATGTTTCCAGGATTTGGAGGCATGAGGCCCAGCTTTGAGGGAATGCCCCACAAGCCAGCTATGGGTGGTGACTTCACTCTGGAATTTGACTCCCCAGTGGCTGCGACCAAAGGCCCTGAGAACGAAGAAGGAGGTGCACAAGGCTCCCCTGTGCTGGAGGCCAACCCAGACAATCCAGAAAACCCAGCTTTCCTTACAGAGCTAGAACCTGCTGCCCACGCAGGGCTCCTGGCTCTCCCTAAGGATGACGTTCCCAGCCTGCCAAGGAGCCCTTCAGGGAAGATGAAGGGATTCCCCAGCATCACCCCAACAGCTGCTGACCCACTGATGACCCCTGAATTAGCTAATGTTTATAGGACCTATGATGCTGACATGACCACATCCGTGGATTTCCAGGAAGAAGCAACCATGGATACCACGATGGCCCCAAACTCTCTGCAAACATCCATGCCAGGAAACAAAGCCCAGGAGTCCGAGATGATGCATGACGCGTGGCATTTCCAAGAGCCCTGA